CCACGCTCAATCATTTCCCCCCGTTCACCGCCCCCCTGCGCCGCCTTCAACATCGCCTCCACCCAATCATTCTCGCGCAACGGGTCCAGCATGATCCCCCCGTCCCCCACCACTTCCGGCAAACTCGTTGTGTTCGAAGTGATCGCCAGCGTACGGCAAGCCATCGCCTCCAGCGGCGGAATCCCGAACCCTTCGTGCAGCGACGGATACACCAGCGCCACACTTGAGCGATACAACTTCATCAAGTCCGCCTCGCTCGGAAACACCGAAACCTCCACCGCGTCCGTCAAACCGAGAAAATACAACTGCCATTTCTCATCCCCCGTAAGCGGCGATCCCGCCACCCGCAGGCGCAACTTGCCATTGACTTCCCGCGCCTTCGCAAACGCCCGCAACAAAAACGAAAAATTCTTATACCCACCGCGCCCGCCCACGAACAAAAAGGTCGGCTGCTCAAAAATCGTTTCCGCCGCCACCGGCGGCTGCACCTCAAAAGACGAACCCAAATAACTCACCGAAGTCTTGCCGCGTTTCTCCGGAAACCGTTCCAGCAATCCTTCCTCCGTCGCCTTGGAAATGCATACCACGTGATCCGCCCGCTCGACGGCCTTCCGTTGGTCCCGCAGCACCCGGTCGGAGCCATCAATCACCTTCGCATACCAGGCATAGACAAAATCATAAACCGTCACCACCAGCGGCCCCTTGAAATCCTCCAGCGCGTACCCCCACGTCACATCATAATAAGTCGGATGAAACACATCCACCCCGCGCAACAACTGAGGCTTCCACCACGCGTCGTAAAATTGCGCGATGCCCGGTCGCGAAGCTCCCTTCAGCCGCGGCTGCTTCAAGTTCGGATGATTCGGCGCGTGATTCCCAAAATCCTCCACCCCCGTCACCAGCGGCTCATATTCCGCCGGCAAACCGGAAATCACCTCCGCAAAATAACGGTTGATCCCTCCCGCCTTCTGCATCTGAAAAATGCGCCCGTCGTAAAAAATCCTCATAAAGAAATTCGCGAAATGCTTTTCAATGCCAAAACGCTATTTCTTTCTTAGAATTTCGTTTGCGATCAAATCGTGGTCCTTCATGGTGAACGAGGGCCGCGTCGGCAATGTCTTTCTCTCTTTCCAAAATTGCCAGCGGGGCGGCAACGGAGGCTGATAAAAAATATTTTGCGGAATGGCTCTTTTAGAGAAAATATGAAGATCGTCCCCGTTGGTCGCCATCTGAAATCCAAATCGCCGCGCCAGCGCGTCCAGACTCTTGCGCGTGTATAAAGCGACGTGTTGTCCGTGCTCCAAGCCAAAGTACCACCAATCTTCCGGTTTCGGAGCGGGCTCCGGCAAAAGTTTCGTGCTCAAAACCAGGCATGTGGTGATCTTTGAAATGATCTCCATTTCGTCACCCGGATTGACCAGATGCTCGAACACCTCGAAGGCCGTTACGCACTCGAACGGCCCGGCCAGTGGTGTTGGCGCTTCAAATCCGCGGCTGAAAAGATTTTCGCAATACATATCCGCCCAGCGGAAATCGTATCCCGCATCGCGCATCAGCCGGACAAACATTCCATATCCAGCGGCATAATCCAAAAAAATGCCCGCTGGATTCAAATACGTCTCGATGCAGTAGCGCATTTTATCGCGCGCCCAAAGATTTCGCGAAACATAGCCCGTGTCCGAGCGGTTGATCGGCTCGGCATACACTTCCGCGATCCACGTTGGTTCGGGAACAAAAATAAATCCGCAATCTTCACACCGGACAAATAGCGCCTGGTATTTGTTTTTGATGAGCGTGCGGGCGTGCTCAACCGTTGAACCATTACAAATCTTGCAAGGCATTGGCATTGGTTTTAGAAATTTTCAACCGCATTCGCCACCGGTGGCAAATGGACTGTGCTTCAATGGCGAACGCCGCACTCAGCAGGCTTGTTGCTGGAAGTTCGCCATTTTAATTGCGGGCAAACCACGCCCGGCCATTTTTCCGCAAAACGGCCGCTCGTTCCGCCCGTTTGCTCGACAGAAATGCTTAACGCCCGTTCTGCCAAAAAAAGAACTTTTTGAAACGGTATGTCGGCGCTGAGTTGCAAATCGTACGAGCCCTCATTGAGCAAATTTCCGTCAACCGAACAAACCGCCGTATAAACTCCCGGCTCACAGGACTTGCTTTCGTAACTCTCGTCAGAACTTTCGGAAGTCGTAAAGGCCACCGTTCCATCCGGCGTCATGAACCTCAACGCAATTCGAAAAGGAGGAAGCGTCTCCAAAATTTCGTACTCTATTTCGACCGTGAAGGGCTGGCGGATGTCAAAATTGCTGGATATATCCCGGTCGGGCGACAAGGTGCGGATCGCGCGAATTTTTAAGCGTGAATCTTTATTGCTCTCATCCGTTCCATTCCACGTTCTATAACCATCGGTATGTT
The DNA window shown above is from Verrucomicrobiia bacterium and carries:
- a CDS encoding glycosyltransferase family 1 protein; protein product: MRIFYDGRIFQMQKAGGINRYFAEVISGLPAEYEPLVTGVEDFGNHAPNHPNLKQPRLKGASRPGIAQFYDAWWKPQLLRGVDVFHPTYYDVTWGYALEDFKGPLVVTVYDFVYAWYAKVIDGSDRVLRDQRKAVERADHVVCISKATEEGLLERFPEKRGKTSVSYLGSSFEVQPPVAAETIFEQPTFLFVGGRGGYKNFSFLLRAFAKAREVNGKLRLRVAGSPLTGDEKWQLYFLGLTDAVEVSVFPSEADLMKLYRSSVALVYPSLHEGFGIPPLEAMACRTLAITSNTTSLPEVVGDGGIMLDPLRENDWVEAMLKAAQGGGERGEMIERG
- a CDS encoding methyltransferase domain-containing protein, yielding MPMPCKICNGSTVEHARTLIKNKYQALFVRCEDCGFIFVPEPTWIAEVYAEPINRSDTGYVSRNLWARDKMRYCIETYLNPAGIFLDYAAGYGMFVRLMRDAGYDFRWADMYCENLFSRGFEAPTPLAGPFECVTAFEVFEHLVNPGDEMEIISKITTCLVLSTKLLPEPAPKPEDWWYFGLEHGQHVALYTRKSLDALARRFGFQMATNGDDLHIFSKRAIPQNIFYQPPLPPRWQFWKERKTLPTRPSFTMKDHDLIANEILRKK